The DNA sequence GCTAGGGACATCTCACAACTCACAGTGCACTTGAACAGAATAAAGAATAAATAGATGGTCACATTTGTTATTCAACCTACTCCCTATGTAAAAGATCTAGAGGGGCATCTAACATATGCATAAGACAAAATACTCTTCAATCACCCAAAAATTTCATTTTAATATAACACTGAAACAGTGCTttacttctaaaataaatctAGAAATGAACAATGAAAAAAACCTATACTATGAATCAAATAGGTTAATCAACTTGGATTCAAGACCCTCCTAAATCGGTTTGAAGCTCCTTGAAGAATGTGAGGAGCTTATCAATGTCATGAAAGAATTCAATGCCATTAAAAGGAAAAAATGATCTTCTTGCTTATCAATGACTTCAATATTCAGAAAAAGTTACTTACACTTAAATGATAAATATAAATTGCATGATGCTACTAGTGGAAAAGGTATCAACTGTTGAAATGCATCAAATATGTGGCAACCCAAGGGTTAAACTAGTTATAATGATTGGGGTTTACCAGTTATAAGAGAGCTATTTATAAGAATTCGCCTAGACTGGGGAAAGAGAAGTTCTTCTTAACAACCACGGTAATAAGGAAATTAGAACATAAGAAAAAGATTATTTTGGTCACAAAATCTGCCCATGATGTCCACTGGCCCACTATTCTCATCATAATAACACATGGCTAAACTAATCTTCTGGTGAAAGACAAAGACATCATAATGCCCTAATTAATAATTACCATCCTCGAGACAAATAGATGCAACACAACTTGAACAGATGACTTACAATAAGAATTCGGACAGCGATGAAATAACATAGTTGCTAGAGTCCCAATGTACTATAATTCTTTACAACCAACATGCATTCACTTTTTTTGCTAAGATTAAAATTTAGTTGGACACTAACTTGAGCAAACACCTTATTATCACCAAAATGAAATCAATATAACAAGGTGATAAAGTCGATGAGAAAAGTGCAAACTCATCTAGATTTCATCAATCATCTCCTATGTCTCCAATGATCAGATACTTTTCCACTAGAACCAcagtacatacatatacatatatatacatatacatatatatatatatgtacatatacatatatataatcaatGCTTGTTTTTCCTAAATTTCTGTTCAGTAAGTTGCTAGCTTATTTGTCTTGATAAGATACAGACTTGACTTTTGATGAAGCTGGAACATAATGATTTCATTTTTTTACTTCCAATTAGAAAGGACTTTTGCACAACTAAATGGAATCACAGAGATCAAAAGATGCATCAACAGTAAACATGCCTAACTGGCAGAATAACCCTCTATGCACTTAGATGTGAATGAAAGCACAGAATGAATCACAGCGGTGATGGCAAAATGGTGGCTAGCATAAAATGCCAATATTGaggtgcaaaaacgaggagctcaCACAGTTGCCGCTCCTCCCACTTCATTTCTTGAACTCCTAATAAGAACTTAAGAACATTTCCCTTGGGCTTCCCAAAATGGGCGGAGAGAAGTATGGGTCCAAAGCTTAGGAAGTTTGGTACATCTACACAAAATCGATCAGCTAAATGACCAAGGTTTGCTTCAGGCATCCAACGTTCCACCTTCCCAAATCCTTCATAGGTTTAAGGGTTTAAGCACGGACAGAAATCCCGTTCTAGGGCTTAGTTAGGGTTTACGATCTCATCAACTAAAAAGTCGAATTCCAGGAGAAGTAAAATAAGATAAAGGGGGAGAACAGCTACTTTTGTTCGGCGGACTCATAGCCATCGGCAGCGGAGGAGAGGGCGTTGGCGGCAACGTCGACGGGGCAGACGCGGGGGTTGGTGCTCTGGAGGTCGGCGCTGGTGACGTCGAGGGTCTGGTCCGAGTCGCAGCGGACGCTCAGGAAGAACTCGACGGAGCAGAACTCGCACTGGCCGTCGCCATCGCAGGCGTCGCAGTCGCGGGAGAAGCGCATGGACATGGCGTCGTCGCTGGTAAGGGGGATGAGGCCCAGGCGATGGGCGATGAACTCGTCGTTAAGGACGGAGGAGTTGACCTCGATCTCCACCAGGTCGATGGCGATGGTCGGCACCTCCGCCAGCATCACGCGACGCAGGGCGTTCGCCATGCTCGCGTCCGTGTCCCGTAGCTCGAACTTCAGATAATCATCTTTCATCTCCCGGATCCGCACCCTGGGATACCGCTGGTACGACGTCCGCGACGCCCCAGCGCCTCCCATCATCTTCTCCGCCATCGCCTCGAGCTCCTTCCCCTCCCTTTCGCTCCTCTCTTCCCTTCGCTTCTTAACCGGTGGCAGGGATTATTTTCCCTATTACTACTATCATTATACTTGTGAGGACTTAAAGCCGAAACGAGGCTCGACTCCGCAGCACTTGAGGGTTCGATGTCGTGATGTGTTTTATGGGTCAGACTCAGCTCGGCTTGAACCAAGCTCGGCTCAAGTTGCCGATCTGGTTCAGTTTAGGCGCGGCCAAGTCGACTCAACACAGATTGTTTGGAaaataaactaattttttttgTCTCTTTTTAGGTAATATTTGAGTCCAAACTCAATTAAGCTAATGAATAAGTGTTAGTAAAATATAAGCACTACTATTAGATAAATAtcgtataaaaattattttttaagttttatcataatttgatgatTAATATCTACATGTCTAGGCATACACTTGATTGATTATAGGATGGTTTCTCAAGAAAAACCTCATCTTCCTAATTATGGGCCATTTGtcatagtttattttgaaatatgtcaaaattttcatcaaaaactaCTCAAATTTTCAAATAGATCATTTTTTGAAAcctcaaaatatataataaagttACAAGTAAGATGAATAGATATTTGAACTAATTGAAGCTCAATTATAGCAAGTTTAAATTGCTTTCATTTAATAACCAAAAATATTATGTGtataaaagaaaaacattatAACTCAGTCGTGTCTCATCCTCTTATATTTTTATTCTGCCACAATAAAAAAACATAAACAGACAATTGACTATTAATCAGAAGACTCTTTCAACTCGGATATCCTGATTTAAATCCCAATGACTAAGTTTCttgtaaaaattattttaagagtGTGCGTTCGACGCTCAAATTAGTCAATCGTCTGAGTTCAAAGATAGAGTCTTTTGATTGAGTGAGCAGAATCAAAACCACATGCAAAAACATGTTTTGGATAGTAGCTCTAAACGTATGCGACTAGAGGAAGATTCTCTAATTCAAAATTGATTTGAAGGATCAATTCGCATTGGAAGGCTAAAGTGGTAAATGTCGTGAGCTGATTGTGATCCACGTGTCGACTTAATAGATTGAGACAGTGGAGAGTATTCACTGTACCAAGAATTCAGTAACCAAAAAAAGGTTTATTCAACAATTAATTagatgattttttaataaaaattaaaaaataaacgaAACTGAAACTGCCTGAAGCCTATTCTCGGTTCCAAATTTGACTAAACCAGAACCATCGATTCTATCCCAAGCcattatatcttttaaaatatttatacgtGTCTAATTTAAATAATAGTATGTGGCCAACGTGTATTCTTTATTCCATTTTTCGGTTGCGTGTGCGTGTGAGAAATGGAACGATAAGCGGTAAAAATAAAGACTGACTTCCATGTTAAGACCAATACCACACTGACAAACTAATGATATTAATGCTACTAACTACTGTCTTGTATGAACTGATTCGCGTTATCCTCCAGCTGTTTTTTTTGTACTGTCTTTGATACCACTTCTCCATTTTTGCTCGGAGATTCGCTGCCCACAATATGTTATACAATCTACATCATCTACAGATCGCAGTTCGGTCACCATCTCCTCGTTGCACCTCAGTCTTAAACAACTTCAGGTTATGGTGCCAAGATTTTATTCCTCCAACAATCCAGAACCAAAGCAGGTCTGCGATGACAGCATCATCATGCATCCCGGTGAAAGACCGAATGATCACCTGGCGGAAGCTTGAAATAGGAAATGGATTCACGAATTACCTGCTGACCATCTGGCACTTCAGGATGCAGCAAGATCAATAGGTTAATTCTTTGGTTCGTCACCATCATCGGAATCTTCATCATCCGAGGATTCTTCCTTTCGAGTTTCATCCGGTACGGCTCCGCTGTTTGGtgaaattttcttctctttcttcctctgTTTCTTCTTTTGGCGTTTCAGGCGTTTCTTTGCTGTCCTTTCCTCTGCAGCTTTGAGTCTTTCCTCCCTCCTCATATTGTACTCTGCtatctcttttcttttctggTAATCAGCATCCATCCTCGCAAGTCTATCCTGCTCCTTCCTCCTCATTTGTCGATACTGTTAATCACAAACACTCTCAGAATAGAGAACTAAAAGCTTCAGGAATAAGATGCTAAACTAAAGGTGAGCATATTCAGATTGACAACACAACGATATTTCTTTGTGGATCAGTGTAAAATAAGAAAACTCAAGTGGCAAATAGAAGAATACTTTTATGTGCTATCAGAGTCAACAGAACTTGCAAagaaaaataaggcattcagaaTGTGGCTGTGCACTCAAAGGCAAGTTTCTTTTGTCAAAGGAAATGAAGGTTAagtactttttttctttttctttcggcAAACATCTTCTTGTATTCTGTTGCAAACATGGAAGAAATAAAACTGTCCTGCAAAATTGTTCTTATTAGTAGTCATGAAATTTATGCTTTTAAGTCCCTTTTTGTCAGGGAATAAAATGAGCTCATGAAGAGAAAATTCACAGCATAGAGCACTCATGTCTTCAATCTCAGAGCTTCGGTAGCCAATTCTTACATGGAAACATTTAGATGGAgacagaaaaatatcatttttacagAAATTAGCAGAAAAAAGATTCAACAGGTATTATGTGCCCTTTCTTATAACCATAAACAACAGATAATGACTGCAATTAATCAGTGGtcgagagggaggagaggagaggggagAACAGGAGAGGGAAGGACAAGAGAGAACCGGAGCTTGAAGGAAGTAGGAGAGGAGtggggaggagaggaaggagatgGGAGGAAGGGAGAGGAGAGAACAGAAGGGCTgtgagaggaggagaagggggggAGAGATGAAGAGAGAACACGAGAGAGGAGACAAGAAAATTGCACCAGTCAAACAAATGCAGCTTGGCCCATGATAGGCGGTAGAGGTGGCAGCCTGCAACAATATAAAGGTGGCTCAGTTGGCGAGGTGATTTTTTTCGTgtgatttgttttctttttaccTTTAAGTGGAGACTACTTAGTCAACTTGGTAAACCTGAGCCCTTAACTGGTTGAACCCAATTAATTATACCACAAAAGGCTATTGCCAAAAGAAAACTACCCATGTTGGATTCTATGAAGTAAACATGAAACACATCATGCCAAATAACTATTGCCAAAAGGCTAAATCATCCTTCATTAACAAGTTGCTTAGAGTCAAGCTTTACATCACAATTTGGCAGAGCATGACAGatccaaaaaaggaaaagaaaagcaaaTGCAAGTGCCTGTAAATCTATAACATCTAGTACCAATTTTTTTATGACATAACAGTAgctaaatataacatataaaagaCTGCCCCAACATCCAGATCATGCAACTCATCATTGTTTAACAACCTGCATCAACAATCTTCACACGACACTATGCTGCTCACATACTGAATCCCCTATTTGAATTTAGTACTTGAAAGTTTTTGAACCAGATGAAGTCATTATGCTTATCAAGTTCATCGTTAAGACAGTGAATCAACCATTACCTCATATAGTATATATGCTACCTAAAGGATAAGGTGGTAGTACTGGTGATCATGTTGATTGAGATAAGTATGTGATTACTTGATACAAacttgaaaaatattaaatattttgtccTAGTTGCTCTACAAGATTGAAAAAACATTCCATGTAGCATTATAGAAGACATAAGGTGGTTGCTCATAAGCTGTGAAGATAGGTTAAAGATTTCTAGATCTTTTATAGTTTAGGGTTTAGGGAAATTTGACGAACATGCAGCAAAAGCGAAAGTTAAAAGACCAACCTAAGGAGTGATAAAATGGCATAAAAACAATTGTCTGTCTTGTTGGTGTCACTGTCACTATACGGGCAAGAAGGAACCAAATGCTTCATGATCCTTGCTAGCGCCATGAAAAAGCATAAACATAAATGCAGATAAAATTTCTGAATGGCAATCATTTTATGGCTGAAGGAGGGTAGTTAGTAACTGACTTGGCATTGTGTATTAGGAAGTCGTGCCATGGCCACTCATAGCAGTTTTGGTATGTCTACCAAATACTTAGGGATGAAAGATTATGGATTAGCTCTCAAACTGCACAATGAATAGGTCGAAAACAGAGCATAAAGTGTGGCAAATGTGATGGCAATTATCCACAACTAACATAAAACATTATCTGTTGCTTCTCTAATCATAGAAGCATAAATCAAACGACGCCAACAGAAAACAAGATCAGGaactggaagaggaggaggaggaaagagaGGAGAGGACCTGATGGAAATCGCCGGAGCCGGAACCAGCGGAGCTGCCGGAGGTGTTGCTGACCCGAACCGGGACGTTCTCCATGATCCTTCGAAGCTTCACCTCGAGGTCCTCTTCATCCTCTCTCAGCACCGGCCCGCTCTTAGCATACTCCACGATCGCGCCATCCCGTCCACCTCCCGCCACCGCTGCATCGGTGGAAACAACTGTCTTCGGAGCCACCGCGACCAACTGGAGGTCGCCACCGCTTCCGCTGCCATCCCTCGACCGGCCGGACATCGCCGCGTCTAAAGGGGAAAAGAACGAAAACCTGGTGCAGAAGAAGCATCGATAAACGTGCGCAAGTCGACCAAGATCTCGAAACCTAGAAGTGAGAGGATCCCCTACCTTTGGATCTGACGAGTGAGAGGTAAAGAAGGATTCCGCCGACAGAGAAATAGGGCAAGGAATGAACAGAATTAGGGCGCAAGGTCGTCGAATTGCCGCCGCGGCTCGATGATTAAGGTTCAGGTTTTTGTCTCTTCTCTTTTTGGAATATTATTATAAAGCCGGTTTAAGCATCGAGCAGACGCTACGGGCCAGTTTGGGCCGGTTGGTCCATCTGGTTCGATCGCTGCCTGAAACCCCGGTCGCATGGCCAGTATATAGTGTTGTCAGACATTTTAAATCAATTtgttcatgatatatatatatatatatatatatatatatatatatatatatatatatatatatgtgatgatgatgatgatgagacacAGAATCAATGTAAGAACTAAAAATTATAGTTTATAGATTAGACTTAATATATATaactttattttttaatcttaactatcattttaatttatttttcttcataTTTATTACAAGTCATCGCTTGTTATCTTTGTCAGATATTGGCAGGTGATCAATGCACTTAAATAATCTAAATTTAGATAGTTTGAAGCGTAGGGAGCATATGACCAAACTTGACAATCGACGATTTGGATTTCAAACTAGCTAAATATGATAAGAAAAATACAAATAGAGTATATGGTATGATGGTTAAATCCCAGATCTAAAACTTATTAACATAGGTTTGAATCTTGATAGACGTCATTaagtttaattaaaatttttataattttattatttttatattatttgtttaatATCAATACATTCATTATAGTTATAGattcaattttaaaactttaaaaataaaatgataatttttttatatttttaattattttttaatataataataataataataataaatagtggTTCGAATAAGAATTAGAACCCATTATTTTGGTTTTAGAATCGAACTTTTGATTCctaaatttaaaaaatcaaaattaacaaTTCGATAATTACAATTGATGATTCGAATTCTTAAACCATAAGAGTTAGTGGTTGATAGGGACAATTTTATTTAGATGCTAGCTCATCTGCCATAAAGGTTGACACACCTAAGTAGGGTTTCAATTCATCAGCTTCAAAATAATGTCGTATTACATCCTGATATACTCTGCTTCAATGAATGACTGACAATAACCATCCTATCTTATCTTGATTAAAGAATGATCAAGCGGTTCACATAATCTTATATCATGCCAGCCAATAAGAAGGCCTAAGGATCAGGTATAAAAAGGAACACATCAGCTCATGCTAAAGGGGGAGACTCTTTACACACTAACTTAGTCATATAGCTTACACTATTGTCTTCTCCCTTCGTTGACTTAAGCATCAAAGGAGCTACGCCGGATAACCCTCAGCGTCGGCCTGTCATGTAGGATCGCTGACCACTTGAGGACACTAGGATGATCCAGCCCCGGGAAGGAACCTTACAACTAAGAAAATCCCGCTCCGCTTACCCAATCATCCTGAACCAGATCCTCACCAACAGACAACTTCTAACCGAGCGGCTTATGAGATCTCACCTCACCAAGTCTCCTACGTAAGCTAGGAAGAGGCACATGGATGAGCTTGCACCTTCGGTAGTGAACTAACCCCACTGACTCACTAATTGATGGTACTTATTGTTAGGACCATTTCGACACTATGTGGGaggatgaattagtactttcgtaaaaatctcgatttgaaaaaaaaaactttcgtTCCATAAAGCCCATATCAGAAATGAATTTAACTtgtaacattcataagagtagtaagtaagtaaatcaatttacaatattaataaaaagtataaagtaaatgtaaactaattttatagtggtt is a window from the Musa acuminata AAA Group cultivar baxijiao chromosome BXJ2-1, Cavendish_Baxijiao_AAA, whole genome shotgun sequence genome containing:
- the LOC103998537 gene encoding uncharacterized protein LOC103998537, translated to MSGRSRDGSGSGGDLQLVAVAPKTVVSTDAAVAGGGRDGAIVEYAKSGPVLREDEEDLEVKLRRIMENVPVRVSNTSGSSAGSGSGDFHQYRQMRRKEQDRLARMDADYQKRKEIAEYNMRREERLKAAEERTAKKRLKRQKKKQRKKEKKISPNSGAVPDETRKEESSDDEDSDDGDEPKN